From the genome of Pirellulales bacterium:
AACAAGGGCGGGTCTGGTGTTGTGAAATTATTAAAGGTTGCGTTTGGCCGCCTCGCCATCGGCGAGCGCGTGCCATTGAATTACTGCTGCGAAGCATCGGCCGAGAATTTGATTTTCTCCTCGGCCGAGGGTTCATTCAGCGGGCGAACCACGCGGAACCCCAGAAACAAGGCATCCGTATAATACCAGATGCTCTGCGGAATTTGAGGATCCTGCTGCTTCCATTCCTTACTCGAACCGCGTCGGGCGGCACTGCGCAGCGCCGCCGGATCGTCATCCCACGACCCCCCGCGCACGCTGCGCGGCTCGACCTTTGTCGCCACGACAAGCGGGTTGGCGCCCGTCGCCTTCGTGTAGGCGTCCGGCGCGTACTGGTCGACGCACCATTCAGCCACGTTGCCGTGCATGTCGTGCAATCCCCAGGGATTGGGCTTTTTCTTGCCCACCGGGTGATATGCTTCGTTGCTGTTGTCGTAGTACCAGGCGTAGTCGTTCAGGTCGTCGGGGCTGTCGCCAAACGAATAGGCGGTCTTCGTGCCTGCCCGGCAGGCGTATTCCCATTCGGCTTCGGTGGGCAAGCGGTAATAGTGCCCGGTCTTGGCCGACAGCCACTCGCAGTATTTCTTGGCCGCGAGCTGCGTCATGCAAATCACCGGGTAACCTTCCTTACCCATGCCGAAGGTCATGTCCGTGTACGGCTTCGTCGGTCGGGTGACGGCGTCTGCCAGCTTGTCGAACTCGGTCGGCTCGCGCCCTTCGACTTTGCGCCGTTGAATGTCGAGACTGAACATGAACAGTTCGTACTCGTTCCACGTGACCTCGCACTTTCCCATCCAGAACGGGGCGATCTCGACCTCGTGCTGCGGCCCTTCGTCCTCCTTGCGCTCGGCTTCGCCGGCGGGGCTTCCCATCACGAACTTGCCCCCGGGAATCGGCACCATGTCGAACTTGACAGGCGTGCCGGGGATTTGCTCGGTGTAAGGTTTCATCTCCGCTTCGGCCTTGGCTTCGGCGTCGGGATTCGGCGTGGCCGCTTTGCCTTCGGCCGCCGGGAGCCGAGAAATCGGAACCGCGGCTGCCCATAGAAGGATTGCGGCCAACAGGCGCACGCTTCGCAGAAGGATCAACAATCGGTGCGTCATCATCATCGAGACTATAATTTCCAAAGGTTCAAGAACTCTCGCCGGTCACTTGTCGTGCGGCGATACTCGTTCCGCGGTCACGATGGCCGGAACGATTTTGTAGCGATGTCAGCACATCAACCAGGGCATCGGCAGGGAAATACATGCAGGGGGGATGGTCCAAACCCGGCTCCGTGCTGCGACTGTTGGCACTGCCACTGGTATCGCTGTGTACCGTCGCCGGGCGGCCGGGAATCGCTCCCCTGCGGGCCGCGGACACCTCTCCACTTGGGCGTTACGAGTTTGCACAAGTCGAGATGGGGATGCAATTCAAGCTGCTATTGTATGCAGCCGACCAGACGGCCGCAAATCGAGCCGCCGCAGCAGCTTTCGACCGGATTCACCAGCTCAATGGCGTGATGAGCGACTACGACCCGGCCAGCGAATTGTCGCGTTTGAGCGACACGGCCGGGCAGGGTCGCGCCGTCAAGGTCAGCGACGACCTGTGGTTTGTCCTGGTCGCCGCGCAGCAGCTTGCCGAGCGATCGGACGGCGCCTTCGACGTGACGGTCGGGCCCTACGTGAAGCTGTGGCGCCGAGCGCGGCGCGAGAAGGAAATGCCCCCCGCGGCTCGCATGAAAGATGCACGGCAGGCCGTCGGCTATCGTTACGTCAAACTCACAGCCGAAGACCGCGCGGTCGAATTGCTGCGGCCGGGCATGCGGTTGGATTTGGGCGGCATCGCGGTCGGCTACGCAATCGACGAGGCGATGATCGTCTTGCGCCAACATGGCATCACCCGCGCCCTGGTCGACGGTAGCGGCGATATCCTGGTCAGTGATCCCCCGCCCGGCGAACGGGGATGGCGGATCGGCGTGGCACCGCTGGAAGCCAAGAACGGCCCGCCGAGCCGTTTCCTGTCGCTGGCAAATTGCGCCGTGACGACCTCGGGCGACGCCTGGCAGTATGTCGAGCTGGAGGGTAAACGCTACTCGCACATCCTCGACCCGCGCACGGGGCTGGGGCTGACGGATCGCAGCCTGGTGATCGTCGTGGCGCGCGACGGCATCACGGCCGACAGCCTGACGAAGGCCGTGGCCGTGCTTGGGCCGGGCCAAGGTCTGGAACTGGTGACGGAATATCCTGGCGCGGCGGCGCTTGTGCTGCGGCCCGCGGATGGCAAAATCGTGCAGGAAGAATCGAGCAATTTCAGGAGCTTTGAATGAAGATCTATCTGCTCTTTGCCATCATCGTCGTGAGCGCCGCACTGGCAAATGCCGCGGAATCGCTCATCGCCCCCGGCGGCGAAGTAAAGAAGCTCGCCGGGGATTTTGCCTTTACCGAAGGGCCGGCCGCCGATCGCGATGGGAACATTTATTTTTCGGACATACCCAATAACCGCATTATGCGGTGGGGAAACGATGGTCAGCTTTCCACCTTCCGCGAAAACTCGGGCGGAGCGAACGGCTTGTGCTTCGACAAGCAAGGAAATCTGTTGGCATGCGAAGGCGGCGCGCGGCGGCTGACGTCGATCTCGCCCGCCGGCGAAGTGACCGTCCTGGCCGACAGCTACGAGGGCAAGAAGCTGAATAGCCCCAACGACCTGTGGATCGATCCGCAGGGAGGGGTGTATTTCAGCGACCCGCGCTACGGCAACATGGAAGGTCTGGAGTTGCCCGGCTTTTACGTCTTTTATTTAACGCCCGATCGCAAGAAGCTGACGGCCGTGATTACCGACATGGTGAAGCCGAACGGCGTCCTCGGGTCGGCCGATGGCAAGCAGTTGTTCGTCGCCGACGCCGGCGGCAGCAAGACGTACCTCTACATGATTCAGGCTGACGGTTCGCTAACTGATAAGAAGTTGTTCGCCGGGCAGGGGTCCGATGGCCTCGCGCGTGACGAGCAAGGAAACATCTACCTGACCGGCGGCGGGATCACGGTCTACGCGCCAGGGGGCGAGAAGCTGGAAACCATCGCCGTGCCCGAGGGCCCCGCGAACCTGAAGTTCGGCGGCCCGGATCGCAAGACGCTCTACATCACCGCACGGACTTCGTTCTACGCGGTGCCGATGCGCGTGCGCGGGCAGTAATCGCTTCTCAGAAGAGAAGAAGTTCGCCACCGAGGGGCGCACGGCTAAACGAGTCCCGGGTGCCACACACGCGATCCTTCTCGGCGACCTCTGTGTGCTCGGTGGCTAATCCGTCGGCCAACGAGAACCGCTTACGATCGCGCGCCGGCCGCTTCGCCGCCGAATCGCTCGAGCGCCAGCTCTTTTAGTCCGCGCAGATCGAGCTTGCCGGTACCCAGGACCGGGATCGTTTCGACTTTGCAGAAGCTGTCCTGCGAAGGAATCCAGATATTCGGCAATCCCTTCGCCGCCAGGTCGCGACAGATTTCATCGATCGGGCGCGGCAAGTCCGTATACAGCACGACCAACCGCTCGCCGCGAGTCGGATCGGGCACACCCGTGACCGCGAAGGTCAACTCATCGGGGTCGGCCTCGGTGACGGCCTGGATCGTTTCTTCGACCTTGATGTGCGGCACCATTTCGCCGCCAATTTTCGAAAATCGGCTTTGCCGCCCTGTAATCTGGATGCAGCCATTCGAGGTCACTAGCCCGACGTCGCCCGAGTTGTACCAGCCGTCTTTGATGACCTTGGCCGTCAGGTCGGGGCGGTTCAAATAGCCCTTCATGACATTCGGGCCCTTGAACCAAAGTACTCCCTCTTCATTCGGCCCGAGGTCTTTGCCCGTCTCGGGATTGACGGCCTTTACTTGGACGCCGGGAATGGGGCGCCCCACGGTGCCCTCTTTGCACGTCAATTGTTCGGGGCTGGTGGCACGTGTCTTTGGGACGTGAAAGGCCACGATCGGCGACAACTCGGTCGTGCCGTACCCTTCGCCCGGGCGGACGCCGAACTTTTTTTCAAAGGCCTCGGAGAGTTCGATGGGCAGCTTCTCGGCTCCTGTCAGTACCATTTCGACGCCGGCGAAATCCTCAGGCGGGCAGCGACGCAAATAATTTCGCAAGAACGTCGGCGCCGACACCAGGATCGAAACCTTGTGCTTGCGGCACATCTCGCCCACCTGCCGCGCCTCGAGCGGGCTGGTGTGATAAGCCCCCTTGGGATCCAGCGACAGCGCGGTCCACAGCGTGGTCGTGAAGCCGGTGGAATGAAAGAAAGGCAGGATGCCCGCCACGCAATCATCGGGGTTCAATTGCAACAAGTAATCGACGCATTCCACGTTCGAAGCGACATTACGCTGCGTGAGCATCACCCCCTTCGGTTCGCCGGTCGATCCCGAGGTAAAGATCACGGTCAGCAGGTCGTCGTCCTTGATCTTGTCCACGCCCAAGATCCGTTCCAGGATCGGCATCGGGCATACGAACGCCTGAAACGCCGCGATCAGTTTGTCGACGGTCGTGACCTTATCTTTGAAGTCTTCCAGATAGACGAGATCGGCATGGATATCGAGATTGAATCGCTCGAGTACCTTGCGGCTCGTCAGCACGTGCTTGATCTCGGCCTGGCGAATGCACGAGTTCATCACGTCGGACGAGACCGTGTAGTTCAAATTCACGG
Proteins encoded in this window:
- a CDS encoding SUMF1/EgtB/PvdO family nonheme iron enzyme, producing MMMTHRLLILLRSVRLLAAILLWAAAVPISRLPAAEGKAATPNPDAEAKAEAEMKPYTEQIPGTPVKFDMVPIPGGKFVMGSPAGEAERKEDEGPQHEVEIAPFWMGKCEVTWNEYELFMFSLDIQRRKVEGREPTEFDKLADAVTRPTKPYTDMTFGMGKEGYPVICMTQLAAKKYCEWLSAKTGHYYRLPTEAEWEYACRAGTKTAYSFGDSPDDLNDYAWYYDNSNEAYHPVGKKKPNPWGLHDMHGNVAEWCVDQYAPDAYTKATGANPLVVATKVEPRSVRGGSWDDDPAALRSAARRGSSKEWKQQDPQIPQSIWYYTDALFLGFRVVRPLNEPSAEEKIKFSADASQQ
- a CDS encoding FAD:protein FMN transferase, with product MLRLLALPLVSLCTVAGRPGIAPLRAADTSPLGRYEFAQVEMGMQFKLLLYAADQTAANRAAAAAFDRIHQLNGVMSDYDPASELSRLSDTAGQGRAVKVSDDLWFVLVAAQQLAERSDGAFDVTVGPYVKLWRRARREKEMPPAARMKDARQAVGYRYVKLTAEDRAVELLRPGMRLDLGGIAVGYAIDEAMIVLRQHGITRALVDGSGDILVSDPPPGERGWRIGVAPLEAKNGPPSRFLSLANCAVTTSGDAWQYVELEGKRYSHILDPRTGLGLTDRSLVIVVARDGITADSLTKAVAVLGPGQGLELVTEYPGAAALVLRPADGKIVQEESSNFRSFE
- a CDS encoding SMP-30/gluconolactonase/LRE family protein, with product MKIYLLFAIIVVSAALANAAESLIAPGGEVKKLAGDFAFTEGPAADRDGNIYFSDIPNNRIMRWGNDGQLSTFRENSGGANGLCFDKQGNLLACEGGARRLTSISPAGEVTVLADSYEGKKLNSPNDLWIDPQGGVYFSDPRYGNMEGLELPGFYVFYLTPDRKKLTAVITDMVKPNGVLGSADGKQLFVADAGGSKTYLYMIQADGSLTDKKLFAGQGSDGLARDEQGNIYLTGGGITVYAPGGEKLETIAVPEGPANLKFGGPDRKTLYITARTSFYAVPMRVRGQ
- a CDS encoding AMP-binding protein is translated as MAKPMPKPMIMPREFLHMCRRRRKATKIVDTTGVEMTGGSLLLRTLIFRRLLLRNVLGADEKFVGILVPPSAGAVLANIALPLCGRIPVNLNYTVSSDVMNSCIRQAEIKHVLTSRKVLERFNLDIHADLVYLEDFKDKVTTVDKLIAAFQAFVCPMPILERILGVDKIKDDDLLTVIFTSGSTGEPKGVMLTQRNVASNVECVDYLLQLNPDDCVAGILPFFHSTGFTTTLWTALSLDPKGAYHTSPLEARQVGEMCRKHKVSILVSAPTFLRNYLRRCPPEDFAGVEMVLTGAEKLPIELSEAFEKKFGVRPGEGYGTTELSPIVAFHVPKTRATSPEQLTCKEGTVGRPIPGVQVKAVNPETGKDLGPNEEGVLWFKGPNVMKGYLNRPDLTAKVIKDGWYNSGDVGLVTSNGCIQITGRQSRFSKIGGEMVPHIKVEETIQAVTEADPDELTFAVTGVPDPTRGERLVVLYTDLPRPIDEICRDLAAKGLPNIWIPSQDSFCKVETIPVLGTGKLDLRGLKELALERFGGEAAGARS